A genomic segment from Synchiropus splendidus isolate RoL2022-P1 chromosome 18, RoL_Sspl_1.0, whole genome shotgun sequence encodes:
- the LOC128749747 gene encoding ceramide synthase 5-like isoform X2, which translates to MRSGSHGLGGDAHRRHQVASLQNSEFTSAEVRRKTRSRTLNAFHYRSAMSAISAWFWSEKFWLPENVTWVDLEHPPPGVDYPRLRHVLYALPLAVVVLLLRLLFERLVAKPCAHILHIQAGHHRRAQPNVVLERVYQSKTSPDSKQLQGLSKQLDWDIQKIQRWFRNRRSQDKPSVLTKFSESMWRFTFYLGVFVYGLHHLWQTPWMWDTRQCWYNYPFQHQSPEQYNYYIAELAFYWSLMISQFTDIRRKAAKLANYAKYQKLCDGLFVVFSFSFFICRLIIYPFWIVYTVLFESWEIVGPYQAWWLLNGLLLVLQVLHIIWFYLMLRIAIKAIFKGKVSKDDRSDIESSSDEEMDSTKTVQQNGGAHNH; encoded by the exons ATGCGTTCAGGCTCTCACGG ACTCGGAGGAGATGCGCACAGGAGACATCAAGTAGCGTCACTGCAGAACTCCGAGTTCACTTCAGCGGAGGTGCGACGGAAGACGCGTTCACGGACACTAAACGCGTTTCACTACCGCTCTGCGATGTCTGCAATCTCTGCCTGGTTCTGGAGTGAGAAGTTCTGGCTGCCAGAGAACGTGACGTGGGTGGACCTGGAGCATCCGCCACCTGGAGTGGACTACCCCCGGCTGAGACACGTACTATACGCTCTGCCGTTGGCCGTCGTGGTGCTCCTGCTCCGGCTGCTGTTCGAGAG GCTTGTGGCCAAGCCCTGTGCCCACATACTTCACATTCAGGCGGGACACCATCGACGAGCTCAGCCTAACGTCGTCCTGGAGAGGGTGTATCAGTCCAAAACG AGTCCGGACTCAAAACAACTGCAAGGACTCTCAAAGCAGCTGGACTGGGACATTCAGAAGATACAGAGATGGTTTCGCAACCGTCGCAGCCAAGACAAGCCGAGTGTGCTGACCAAGTTCTCAGAGAGCAT GTGGAGATTTACATTTTACCTGGGGGTTTTTGTCTACGGCCTGCATCATTTGTGGCAG ACACCATGGATGTGGGACACCAGACAGTGTTGGTACAACTATCCATTCCAG CATCAAAGTCCCGAGCAGTACAATTACTACATAGCTGAACTGGCTTTCTATTGGTCGCTCATGATCTCACAGTTCACCGACATCAGACGAAAG GCGGCCAAGTTGGCCAACTATGCCAAGTACCAGAAGCTATGTGATGGGCTGTTCGTGGTGTTCAGCTTCAGTTTCTTCATCTGCCGACTCATCATTTACCCTTTCTG GATCGTGTACACCGTTTTATTTGAGAGCTGGGAGATTGTGGGGCCTTACCAAGCCTGGTGGCTGCTGAACGGGCTGCTGTTGGTCCTGCAGGTCCTTCACATTATCTGGTTCTACCTCATGCTGCGCATCGCCATCAAGGCCATCTTCAAGGGAAAG GTGTCCAAAGATGACCGCAGCGACATCGAGAGCAGCTCAGATGAAGAGATGGATTCCACTAAGACTGTTCAACAAAACGGTGGGGCGCACAACCACTGA
- the LOC128749747 gene encoding ceramide synthase 5-like isoform X1, producing MRSGSHGLGGDAHRRHQVASLQNSEFTSAEVRRKTRSRTLNAFHYRSAMSAISAWFWSEKFWLPENVTWVDLEHPPPGVDYPRLRHVLYALPLAVVVLLLRLLFERLVAKPCAHILHIQAGHHRRAQPNVVLERVYQSKTSPDSKQLQGLSKQLDWDIQKIQRWFRNRRSQDKPSVLTKFSESMWRFTFYLGVFVYGLHHLWQTPWMWDTRQCWYNYPFQHQSPEQYNYYIAELAFYWSLMISQFTDIRRKDFVIMLVHHLATIFLITFSYANNMLRAGTLVMCVHDASDIFLEAAKLANYAKYQKLCDGLFVVFSFSFFICRLIIYPFWIVYTVLFESWEIVGPYQAWWLLNGLLLVLQVLHIIWFYLMLRIAIKAIFKGKVSKDDRSDIESSSDEEMDSTKTVQQNGGAHNH from the exons ATGCGTTCAGGCTCTCACGG ACTCGGAGGAGATGCGCACAGGAGACATCAAGTAGCGTCACTGCAGAACTCCGAGTTCACTTCAGCGGAGGTGCGACGGAAGACGCGTTCACGGACACTAAACGCGTTTCACTACCGCTCTGCGATGTCTGCAATCTCTGCCTGGTTCTGGAGTGAGAAGTTCTGGCTGCCAGAGAACGTGACGTGGGTGGACCTGGAGCATCCGCCACCTGGAGTGGACTACCCCCGGCTGAGACACGTACTATACGCTCTGCCGTTGGCCGTCGTGGTGCTCCTGCTCCGGCTGCTGTTCGAGAG GCTTGTGGCCAAGCCCTGTGCCCACATACTTCACATTCAGGCGGGACACCATCGACGAGCTCAGCCTAACGTCGTCCTGGAGAGGGTGTATCAGTCCAAAACG AGTCCGGACTCAAAACAACTGCAAGGACTCTCAAAGCAGCTGGACTGGGACATTCAGAAGATACAGAGATGGTTTCGCAACCGTCGCAGCCAAGACAAGCCGAGTGTGCTGACCAAGTTCTCAGAGAGCAT GTGGAGATTTACATTTTACCTGGGGGTTTTTGTCTACGGCCTGCATCATTTGTGGCAG ACACCATGGATGTGGGACACCAGACAGTGTTGGTACAACTATCCATTCCAG CATCAAAGTCCCGAGCAGTACAATTACTACATAGCTGAACTGGCTTTCTATTGGTCGCTCATGATCTCACAGTTCACCGACATCAGACGAAAG GATTTCGTCATCATGCTTGTCCACCACCTGGCCACCATATTCCTCATCACCTTCTCCTACGCCAACAACATGCTCAGAGCTGGAACTCTGGTCATGTGCGTGCATGATGCATCCGACATCTTTTTGGAG GCGGCCAAGTTGGCCAACTATGCCAAGTACCAGAAGCTATGTGATGGGCTGTTCGTGGTGTTCAGCTTCAGTTTCTTCATCTGCCGACTCATCATTTACCCTTTCTG GATCGTGTACACCGTTTTATTTGAGAGCTGGGAGATTGTGGGGCCTTACCAAGCCTGGTGGCTGCTGAACGGGCTGCTGTTGGTCCTGCAGGTCCTTCACATTATCTGGTTCTACCTCATGCTGCGCATCGCCATCAAGGCCATCTTCAAGGGAAAG GTGTCCAAAGATGACCGCAGCGACATCGAGAGCAGCTCAGATGAAGAGATGGATTCCACTAAGACTGTTCAACAAAACGGTGGGGCGCACAACCACTGA